The Methanomassiliicoccus luminyensis B10 genome includes a window with the following:
- a CDS encoding class I SAM-dependent methyltransferase: MPEDADQQKQWDRTYSNAQDYFGKEPSVLAARVLPVLRENGVRTVLELGCGQGRDTSFFAGNRFEVTALDYSESGICQLRKCAKDAGFRATLKVHDAREPLPFPDASFDAVYSHMFFTMEFTEEEVTRMLAECRRVLRPGGINIFSVRNDHDPHYGKFEPRGKGTWRNPLGFVVHFFDEPTLTRMAAGYDLLWIKEFDEPSPSCVKKLYEVALRKPL, translated from the coding sequence ATGCCTGAAGATGCCGATCAGCAAAAGCAGTGGGACCGAACCTACTCCAACGCCCAGGACTATTTTGGGAAAGAGCCGAGCGTGCTGGCGGCGCGGGTGCTTCCGGTCCTCAGGGAGAATGGGGTCAGGACGGTCCTGGAGCTCGGCTGCGGCCAGGGCAGGGACACCAGTTTCTTCGCCGGGAACCGGTTCGAGGTCACCGCTCTTGACTACTCTGAATCTGGCATATGCCAGCTCAGGAAATGTGCCAAGGACGCAGGGTTTAGAGCAACGCTAAAGGTACACGATGCCAGGGAGCCTCTGCCGTTCCCCGATGCCTCCTTCGATGCCGTGTATTCGCACATGTTCTTCACCATGGAGTTCACCGAGGAGGAGGTCACCAGGATGCTGGCGGAGTGCCGCAGGGTGTTGCGGCCAGGAGGCATCAACATCTTCTCGGTCCGCAACGACCACGATCCGCACTACGGCAAGTTCGAGCCAAGGGGCAAGGGTACGTGGAGGAACCCCCTGGGCTTCGTGGTGCACTTCTTCGATGAGCCGACGCTGACAAGAATGGCGGCAGGCTATGACCTTCTGTGGATCAAAGAGTTCGATGAACCCTCGCCGTCGTGCGTCAAGAAGCTGTACGAGGTAGCGCTCCGAAAGCCCCTGTGA
- a CDS encoding recombinase family protein — protein MKVALYARVSTEDQDTDVQKFRLEEYAKLQGWEIFDYFKDEASGADDSRPGLDTMLEAAGITKDGRSSKPKYNAIVVTKLDRIMRSLVSLELLISKLDKQKVSLIVMDQGIDTGADGNDDTKRLIRRILGAVAEWERGMIRIRVKEGMQKAKKHGTRSGEPIGRPRAHIPPEALAAVRSGRSLRDVAAEYHISLATLQRRSKREAPVPL, from the coding sequence ATGAAGGTAGCTCTGTATGCCAGAGTTTCAACCGAGGACCAGGATACCGACGTTCAGAAGTTCAGGCTTGAAGAATACGCAAAGCTCCAGGGATGGGAAATCTTCGACTACTTCAAGGATGAAGCATCGGGAGCCGATGATTCCCGGCCGGGGCTCGACACCATGCTAGAAGCAGCCGGCATAACCAAAGACGGCAGATCATCCAAGCCCAAGTATAACGCGATCGTCGTTACAAAGCTAGACCGGATTATGAGATCTCTCGTTTCCTTGGAGCTCCTAATCTCGAAGCTCGATAAGCAAAAGGTTTCCCTGATTGTCATGGACCAAGGGATTGACACCGGGGCGGACGGCAACGACGATACAAAGAGGCTCATCCGACGCATTCTAGGGGCCGTTGCGGAGTGGGAGAGGGGAATGATTAGGATTAGGGTCAAAGAGGGCATGCAGAAGGCCAAGAAACACGGCACAAGGAGCGGGGAGCCCATCGGCCGGCCGAGAGCTCACATTCCCCCCGAGGCCCTTGCTGCTGTGAGATCCGGGAGGTCCTTGAGGGATGTAGCAGCCGAGTATCACATTTCACTTGCTACTCTGCAAAGGCGTTCCAAAAGGGAGGCCCCCGTTCCTTTATGA